In Mytilus trossulus isolate FHL-02 chromosome 6, PNRI_Mtr1.1.1.hap1, whole genome shotgun sequence, a single window of DNA contains:
- the LOC134722504 gene encoding uncharacterized protein LOC134722504, with the protein MSKSTHDPETVSGNMVLEDITLLRKQLTDQSIELASQRKKIEKLENIVMKLVENDGMNLKNIDENTDTKLEIRDNRSNWSASYQNSSFEDVIENDTLNRDVDGEESFRQKRLANSGAQVGFTAFLHSSILVSSGNAIIFNYVMSNVGSAYSEYNGIFITRQPGLYAFYIDIECAPHTKDVYIEIVKDGTQIADTYCRGDDLHDNSGTMSVVHLNIGDSVWVRPYMTTETIALGAKSSFSEFLTGHA; encoded by the exons ATGTCCAAGTCCACACATGATCCTGAGACCGTGAGTGGTAACATGGTTTTAGAGGATATAACTCTACTTAGAAAACAACTGACAGATCAAAGCATAGAATTGGCTTcgcagagaaaaaaaatagaaaagctAGAAAACATAGTCATGAAATTGGTGGAGAACGATGGTATGAACCTTAAGAACATAGATGAAAATACTGATACCAAGCTTGAAATAAGAGACAACAGATCTAATTG GTCTGCTTCTTATCAGAATTCGAGTTTTGAAGATGTAATTGAAAACGACACCTTGAATAGAGATGTTGATGGTGAAGAAAGTTTCAGGCAAAAAAGGCTTGCAAATTCag GTGCCCAAGTGGGATTTACAGCCTTTTTGCACAGTTCGATATTGGTATCTTCAGGAAAtgctataatttttaattacgTGATGTCGAATGTTGGTTCAGCGTACAGTGAATATAATGGTATTTTCATTACAAGACAACCAGGGTTGTATGCTTTCTATATTGACATCGAATGCGCACCGCATACTAAAGacgtttatattgaaattgtaaaagACGGTACGCAAATTGCAGACACATATTGCCGAGGAGATGATTTGCACGACAACAGTGGAACTATGTCTGTTGTCCATCTAAACATTGGCGATTCTGTATGGGTCCGTCCTTATATGACCACTGAGACCATTGCTCTAGGTGCAAAATCATccttttctgaatttttaacTGGACATGCATGA
- the LOC134722505 gene encoding uncharacterized protein LOC134722505: protein MSTFNCATVIIALVVSAYGHDCTKYSLTPSDQSIIDMMKHYLHTSRKADCPLTPSQQDIGVTYVRWGKKTCPENSDIVYTGQVGGNYYTNKGGGSNWLCLPNDPENGKVSSNSNDGLYGAEYQIHSKPFGFTAGLNDKEVLCSVCRRKGKVSVLMIAGRKSCYKGWKSEYNGFLMTQYKSHNNVDFICMDGEAEPLDNRSSNEEGALLYPVRAKCCALRCPPFKDNTDVLCTVCTK from the exons ATGTCAACATTCAACTGTGCCACAGTCATTATTGCCTTGGTAGTCAGTGCTTATGGACATGACTGTACAAAATACAGCCTGACACCATCAGACCAGTCTATTATTGATATGATGAAGCATTACTTACATACCTCGCGGAAAGCGGACTGTCCTTTAACACCTTCACAACAAG aTATTGGTGTGACATATGTGAGATGGGGAAAGAAAACTTGTCCTGAAAATTCGGACATTGTGTATACAG GGCAGGTTGGAGGTAACTACTATACTAACAAAGGAGGAGGTTCCAACTGGCTTTGTTTACCCAATGACCCTGAAAATGGTAAAGTATCATCCAATAGTAATGATGGACTATATGGTGCCGAGTACCAGATACATTCGAAACCATTTGGGTTTACTGCAGGTTTGAATGACAAAGAGGTTCTATGCTCTGTGTGCAGGAGAAAAGGAAaagtttctgttttaatgatagcAG gAAGGAAGTCCTGTTACAAAGGATGGAAATCTGAATATAACGGCTTCCTGATGACTCAATATAAAAGCCATAACAATGTAGACTTTATCTGTATGGACGGAGAGGCAGAACCATTGGACAATCGATCCTCCAACGAAGAAGGTGCTTTGTTATATCCCGTCAGAGCGAAATGTTGTGCTCTGAGATGCCCTCCATTCAAAGATAACACTGATGTGCTGTGTACcgtttgtacaaaataa